The Chiroxiphia lanceolata isolate bChiLan1 chromosome 4, bChiLan1.pri, whole genome shotgun sequence genome contains a region encoding:
- the FGFBP2 gene encoding fibroblast growth factor-binding protein 2, translated as MKGFTLLFLVVICGMGGLGQKLKPKKRSNGEEIKFRTKTKDICTMSISGDDEEMKLRIECKSQDMSYWCEFTGKPSVCRAFRNNPKIYWNQIAAELRKIPHACESTEVLKTSMCQKAPPEALMKQIATGVEPEELANQEESVQKMSTSMRGAVQGSENETEAMKLAREHCWESLHGFCSYIIGIFRG; from the coding sequence ATGAAGGGTTTTACTCTTCTTTTCCTAGTTGTTATCTGTGGCATGGGAGGACTGGGACAGAAGCTGAAgccaaagaaaagaagcaatggTGAAGAAATCAAATTTCGAACTAAAACCAAAGACATTTGCACAATGAGCATTAGTGGGGACGATGAGGAGATGAAACTTAGAATTGAATGCAAAAGCCAAGACATGTCCTACTGGTGTGAATTCACTGGCAAACCATCAGTCTGTCgtgctttcagaaataatcCAAAGATTTACTGGAATCAGATCGCCGCGGAACTTAGAAAGATCCCTCATGCTTGTGAATCCACGGAAGTGTTGAAGACCTCCATGTGCCAAAAGGCTCCTCCAGAGGCTCTCATGAAGCAAATAGCTACTGGTGTGGAGCCAGAAGAGCTAGCAAACCAGGAAGAATCAGTGCAGAAAATGTCCACTTCTATGAGAGGAGCAGTGCAAGggtctgaaaatgaaacagaagcaaTGAAACTGGCACGGGAACATTGCTGGGAATCCCTGCATGGTTTCTGCTCCTACATTATTGGCATCTTTAGGGGTTAA